A single window of Eucalyptus grandis isolate ANBG69807.140 chromosome 1, ASM1654582v1, whole genome shotgun sequence DNA harbors:
- the LOC104434419 gene encoding acyl transferase 4, with translation MAISVIRSSDSFVKPSEKTPSHLLDLSAIDRIPVLRCNTRTLHVFTHGPDAARVIKEALSKALVPYYPIAGRLVESVAGELQIDCSEEGVRFVEATADCTLESVNYFEDVMSIPYDELLPGELQEPESREPLVQMQVTRFVCGGFVIGLIFCHSICDGLGAARFLNALGEFARGLERPTIEPVWYRHFFPAPTPQSRSDNVSPPPLPIPPPPLPNYQLQHANIDIPLEDINKLKQIFRKSTGRNCSTFEAVAASFWSSRTQVISLNPQTEVCLVFFANCRQLLDPPLPDGFYGNCFFPVTVKASSELLQEASFTDAVKIIQEAKEKLPSEFEKFKKGDPLEHGADPFTPPLGYTTLFLSEWGRLGFNQVDYGWGPPAHIVPVQGSSTIPAGIVGSLPLPREGVRLMTWCIEEAHRRPLLDQMAKLFQCYSEHDP, from the exons ATGGCTATCTCGGTGATCCGGTCAAGTGATTCCTTCGTCAAACCATCCGAAAAAACTCCGTCACATCTATTGGATCTCTCGGCCATCGATAGAATACCGGTCCTAAGATGCAATACCCGGACGCTCCATGTCTTTACACATGGCCCTGACGCTGCCCGAGTTATTAAGGAAGCCTTGTCCAAGGCACTGGTTCCATATTATCCTATTGCTGGGAGGCTGGTGGAGTCTGTCGCTGGCGAGCTTCAGATCGATTGTTCCGAGGAAGGAGTGCGGTTTGTTGAGGCTACGGCGGATTGTACGCTTGAATCTGTCAATTATTTTGAGGATGTCATGTCGATCCCGTATGATGAACTTCTTCCTGGAGAGCTTCAAGAACCTGAAAGCAGAGAACCACTGGTTCAAATGCAG GTGACTCGATTCGTTTGCGGTGGGTTCGTGATAGGGTTGATATTCTGCCACAGCATTTGTGATGGTCTAGGAGCTGCTCGATTCCTGAATGCACTAGGAGAGTTTGCGAGAGGCCTCGAGCGTCCCACCATTGAACCGGTGTGGTATAGGCACTTCTTCCCTGCTCCCACCCCTCAATCTAGAAGTGATAAtgtctctcctcctcctctgccaaTCCCACCACCTCCCCTGCCGAATTACCAACTACAACATGCCAACATAGACATTCCCCTGGAAGACATCAACAAGCTCAAGCAAATCTTTCGCAAATCTACAGGCCGAAATTGCTCCACCTTCGAGGCTGTGGCTGCTAGCTTTTGGAGCTCACGGACGCAGGTGATAAGCTTGAACCCCCAGACTGAGGTGTGCCTGGTCTTCTTCGCCAACTGCCGTCAACTCCTAGACCCTCCGCTGCCCGATGGGTTCTATGGAAACTGCTTCTTCCCAGTCACGGTAAAAGCCTCCAGTGAGCTGCTTCAGGAGGCATCTTTCACTGATGCGGTGAAGATCATTCAAGAAGCCAAGGAAAAGCTGCCCTCTGagtttgaaaagttcaagaaaggAGACCCTTTGGAACATGGTGCGGACCCGTTCACGCCGCCACTTGGTTACACCACCTTGTTTCTATCAGAATGGGGTCGGCTTGGGTTCAACCAGGTCGACTATGGTTGGGGGCCTCCGGCGCACATTGTTCCTGTACAAGGATCAAGCACCATACCCGCTGGTATTGTGGGGTCTCTGCCTCTGCCAAGAGAAGGCGTGCGGCTGATGACCTGGTGCATCGAGGAGGCACATCGCCGACCCTTGCTAGATCAGATGGCGAAGCTCTTCCAATGTTACTCCGAGCATGATCCATGA
- the LOC104434430 gene encoding uncharacterized protein LOC104434430 isoform X1, with amino-acid sequence MATAPVEKHLHPLFMLLGNVLMLMTSCARGAEYVSAVGDPGMRRDGLRVGFEAWNFCNEVGQEAPGVGSPRAADCFDLESSKHRDTPSQKGKKKRERVKQAGAALKHKVTEADNQLGVGKSFPGLSSEALKDPDMYAVEKELYLGSLCQVPDTPRPWQFWMVMLKNGNYDTSSGLCPENGKKVPPFKPGRFPCFGTGCMNQPVLNHQETRLLGDGTMRGSFNGTYDLDSDVGKGNDGASYYEVTWDKMVAEGSWKFYHKLKTSKKYPWLMLYLRADATKGFSGGYHYDTRGMLKTLPESPNFKVRVTLDIKQGGGPKSQFYLVDIGSCWKNNGDPCDGDVTTDVTRYSEMIINPETPAWCSPSPSGLGNCPPYHVTPDNKKIHRNDTANFPYSAYHYYCAPGNAQHLEKPVSTCDPYSNPQAQELVQLLPHPIWAEYGYPTKQGDGWVGDGRTWELDVGGLASRLYFYQDPGTTPARRIWTSIDMGTEIFVSDKDEVAEWTLSDFDVLIPSADAS; translated from the exons ATGGCTACTGCTCCTGTGGAGAAGCATTTGCATCCGCTTTTTATGTTGCTTGGGAATGTGCTAATGCTGATGACGTCCTGCGCGAGAGGTGCTGAGTATGTGTCGGCAGTGGGTGACCCGGGAATGCGAAGGGATGGGCTGAGAGTGGGGTTCGAAGCTTGGAACTTCTGCAACGAGGTTGGCCAAGAAGCTCCTGGCGTGGGCAGTCCGAGGGCGGCCGATTGCTTCGATCTGGAGTCAAGTAAGCACAGAGACACACCGtcccaaaagggaaaaaagaaaagggaaagagtaAAGCA GGCAGGTGCTGCACTGAAACACAAGGTAACAGAAGCCGATAACCAGCTTGGGGTGGGCAAATCATTCCCAGGTCTATCCTCAGAAGCCCTGAAAGACCCAGACATGTACGCTGTCGAGAAGGAGCTCTACTTGGGGTCTCTGTGTCAAGTCCCGGACACCCCGAGGCCATGGCAATTCTGGATGGTGATGCTCAAGAATGGCAATTACGACACCAGCTCTGGCCTGTGCCCTGAGAATGGGAAAAAGGTGCCACCTTTCAAGCCAGGGAGGTTCCCTTGCTTTGGTACTGGGTGTATGAACCAGCCAGTATTGAATCACCAGGAGACACGGTTACTGGGCGATGGTACGATGAGAGGGAGCTTTAACGGGACTTACGATCTGGATTCTGACGTTGGGAAGGGGAATGACGGGGCCTCGTACTATGAGGTAACCTGGGACAAGATGGTTGCTGAAGGAAGTTGGAAATTTTATCACAAGCTCAAGACCTCAAAGAAGTACCCGTGGTTGATGCTCTACCTCAGGGCTGATGCAACCAAAGGGTTCTCTGGTGGGTACCATTACGACACCAGAGGGATGCTCAAAACT CTTCCCGAATCGCCTAATTTCAAGGTAAGAGTGACCTTGGACATCAAACAAGGAGGTGGTCCCAAGAGCCAGTTTTATTTAGTGGACATAGGCAGCTGTTGGAAGAACAATGGGGACCCTTGCGATGGCGATGTGACCACTGACGTCACCCGATACAGCGAGATGATTATTAACCCCGAAACCCCAGCTTGGTGCAGCCCCAGCCCCAGCGGGCTAGGCAACTGCCCCCCGTATCACGTAACGCCTGACAATAAAAAGATCCACAGAAATGACACTGCGAACTTCCCATACTCGGCTTATCACTACTATTGCGCTCCAGGCAACGCGCAGCACTTGGAGAAACCTGTGAGCACGTGTGATCCGTACAGTAATCCTCAGGCGCAAGAGCTGGTTCAGCTCTTGCCACACCCCATCTGGGCCGAGTATGGCTATCCAACGAAGCAAGGGGACGGTTGGGTTGGGGATGGAAGAACTTGGGAGCTCGATGTTGGTGGATTAGCTTCTAGGCTCTACTTTTATCAG GATCCCGGAACTACTCCAGCTCGGAGAATTTGGACATCCATCGACATGGGCACCGAAATTTTCGTCAGCGACAAAGACGAAGTGGCAGAGTGGACTCTCTCCGACTTTGATGTCCTTATTCCGTCGGCAGACGCATCATGA
- the LOC104434430 gene encoding uncharacterized protein LOC104434430 isoform X2 has protein sequence MATAPVEKHLHPLFMLLGNVLMLMTSCARGAEYVSAVGDPGMRRDGLRVGFEAWNFCNEVGQEAPGVGSPRAADCFDLESSAALKHKVTEADNQLGVGKSFPGLSSEALKDPDMYAVEKELYLGSLCQVPDTPRPWQFWMVMLKNGNYDTSSGLCPENGKKVPPFKPGRFPCFGTGCMNQPVLNHQETRLLGDGTMRGSFNGTYDLDSDVGKGNDGASYYEVTWDKMVAEGSWKFYHKLKTSKKYPWLMLYLRADATKGFSGGYHYDTRGMLKTLPESPNFKVRVTLDIKQGGGPKSQFYLVDIGSCWKNNGDPCDGDVTTDVTRYSEMIINPETPAWCSPSPSGLGNCPPYHVTPDNKKIHRNDTANFPYSAYHYYCAPGNAQHLEKPVSTCDPYSNPQAQELVQLLPHPIWAEYGYPTKQGDGWVGDGRTWELDVGGLASRLYFYQDPGTTPARRIWTSIDMGTEIFVSDKDEVAEWTLSDFDVLIPSADAS, from the exons ATGGCTACTGCTCCTGTGGAGAAGCATTTGCATCCGCTTTTTATGTTGCTTGGGAATGTGCTAATGCTGATGACGTCCTGCGCGAGAGGTGCTGAGTATGTGTCGGCAGTGGGTGACCCGGGAATGCGAAGGGATGGGCTGAGAGTGGGGTTCGAAGCTTGGAACTTCTGCAACGAGGTTGGCCAAGAAGCTCCTGGCGTGGGCAGTCCGAGGGCGGCCGATTGCTTCGATCTGGAGTCAA GTGCTGCACTGAAACACAAGGTAACAGAAGCCGATAACCAGCTTGGGGTGGGCAAATCATTCCCAGGTCTATCCTCAGAAGCCCTGAAAGACCCAGACATGTACGCTGTCGAGAAGGAGCTCTACTTGGGGTCTCTGTGTCAAGTCCCGGACACCCCGAGGCCATGGCAATTCTGGATGGTGATGCTCAAGAATGGCAATTACGACACCAGCTCTGGCCTGTGCCCTGAGAATGGGAAAAAGGTGCCACCTTTCAAGCCAGGGAGGTTCCCTTGCTTTGGTACTGGGTGTATGAACCAGCCAGTATTGAATCACCAGGAGACACGGTTACTGGGCGATGGTACGATGAGAGGGAGCTTTAACGGGACTTACGATCTGGATTCTGACGTTGGGAAGGGGAATGACGGGGCCTCGTACTATGAGGTAACCTGGGACAAGATGGTTGCTGAAGGAAGTTGGAAATTTTATCACAAGCTCAAGACCTCAAAGAAGTACCCGTGGTTGATGCTCTACCTCAGGGCTGATGCAACCAAAGGGTTCTCTGGTGGGTACCATTACGACACCAGAGGGATGCTCAAAACT CTTCCCGAATCGCCTAATTTCAAGGTAAGAGTGACCTTGGACATCAAACAAGGAGGTGGTCCCAAGAGCCAGTTTTATTTAGTGGACATAGGCAGCTGTTGGAAGAACAATGGGGACCCTTGCGATGGCGATGTGACCACTGACGTCACCCGATACAGCGAGATGATTATTAACCCCGAAACCCCAGCTTGGTGCAGCCCCAGCCCCAGCGGGCTAGGCAACTGCCCCCCGTATCACGTAACGCCTGACAATAAAAAGATCCACAGAAATGACACTGCGAACTTCCCATACTCGGCTTATCACTACTATTGCGCTCCAGGCAACGCGCAGCACTTGGAGAAACCTGTGAGCACGTGTGATCCGTACAGTAATCCTCAGGCGCAAGAGCTGGTTCAGCTCTTGCCACACCCCATCTGGGCCGAGTATGGCTATCCAACGAAGCAAGGGGACGGTTGGGTTGGGGATGGAAGAACTTGGGAGCTCGATGTTGGTGGATTAGCTTCTAGGCTCTACTTTTATCAG GATCCCGGAACTACTCCAGCTCGGAGAATTTGGACATCCATCGACATGGGCACCGAAATTTTCGTCAGCGACAAAGACGAAGTGGCAGAGTGGACTCTCTCCGACTTTGATGTCCTTATTCCGTCGGCAGACGCATCATGA